In one Streptomyces venezuelae genomic region, the following are encoded:
- a CDS encoding ATP-binding protein codes for MSHLRAPAARADRREGGRHGKPGSRTAAALPETHIRPQLLRIAVLPAVAVGLSACAAVLFTLRSTGARPDPVLLAVLTAAALVGLAGIVTAAIAAERAAKTVRDRVIVLRRATARGQTELRGVVEQLRRGDQPPTPTATARVRPGGDEFDQLADELNRAQDAAVGAVVQASQLSSHAGSEQKVEVFVNLARRLQSLVHREISLLDELENEVEDPELLKGLFHVDHLATRIRRHAENLAVLGGAVSRRQWSNPVSMHEVMRSAIAEVEQYSRVKLVPPIDGTLRGHAVADVIHLLAELVENATVFSAPHTQVLLRANLVTAGIAVEVEDRGLGMPVTEQNKMNRLLTDPDQVDVAGLLQDGRIGLFVVSALARRHGVAVRLQTNIYGGVQAVLILPQELLGGDQEADPVTRRRPAAEEASRGAAGSAGEEARDAARPAAHADPPAWPDPTPLQPHTHVQPQPEPQSQPAPHPAAQAPAPPKPRTATGASPAPLPVRGARQERPTPADATPGIRPEDRQAAAEHAAAPPTPRNGAVRGRVGRPQLPKRRAQEHIAPQLRDSPSPRSENDQLIGHDPGLMAAFQRGIGLAQAQDAREPTPRDHRAGAPHDGQGHGG; via the coding sequence ATGTCTCACCTACGCGCACCGGCCGCCCGCGCGGACCGCCGAGAAGGCGGCCGGCACGGCAAACCCGGCAGCCGGACCGCCGCCGCACTGCCCGAGACCCACATACGGCCGCAGCTCCTGCGCATCGCCGTACTGCCGGCCGTCGCCGTGGGCCTGAGCGCCTGCGCGGCCGTGCTGTTCACCCTGCGCTCGACCGGCGCCCGGCCGGACCCCGTCCTGCTCGCCGTCCTCACCGCGGCCGCCCTGGTCGGCCTCGCCGGCATCGTGACGGCCGCGATCGCCGCCGAGCGCGCCGCCAAGACCGTGCGCGACCGCGTCATCGTGCTGCGCCGCGCCACCGCACGCGGCCAGACGGAACTGCGCGGCGTCGTCGAACAGTTGCGCCGCGGCGACCAACCGCCGACCCCCACCGCCACGGCCAGGGTCAGGCCCGGCGGCGACGAGTTCGACCAGCTCGCCGACGAACTGAACCGCGCGCAGGACGCCGCCGTGGGCGCCGTCGTGCAGGCCTCGCAGCTCTCCAGCCACGCGGGCAGCGAACAGAAGGTCGAGGTCTTCGTGAACCTCGCCCGGCGGCTCCAGTCGCTCGTGCACCGCGAGATCTCCCTGCTCGACGAGTTGGAGAACGAGGTCGAGGACCCCGAACTGCTCAAGGGCCTCTTCCACGTCGACCACCTCGCGACCCGCATCCGCAGGCACGCCGAGAACCTCGCCGTCCTCGGCGGCGCCGTCTCGCGCCGCCAGTGGAGCAACCCGGTCTCCATGCACGAGGTGATGCGCTCCGCCATCGCGGAGGTCGAGCAGTACTCGCGCGTCAAACTCGTGCCGCCCATCGACGGCACCCTGCGCGGCCACGCGGTCGCCGACGTCATCCACCTGCTCGCCGAACTCGTCGAGAACGCCACGGTGTTCTCCGCGCCGCACACCCAGGTCCTCCTGCGCGCCAACCTCGTCACCGCCGGGATCGCCGTGGAGGTCGAGGACCGCGGCCTCGGCATGCCCGTCACCGAGCAGAACAAGATGAACCGCCTCCTCACCGACCCCGACCAGGTCGACGTCGCCGGCCTGCTGCAGGACGGCCGCATCGGCCTCTTCGTGGTCTCCGCGCTCGCCCGCAGGCACGGCGTCGCGGTGCGGCTGCAGACCAACATCTACGGCGGCGTCCAGGCCGTGCTGATCCTGCCGCAGGAACTGCTGGGCGGCGATCAGGAGGCCGACCCGGTCACCCGCCGCCGCCCGGCGGCCGAAGAGGCGTCGCGGGGCGCCGCCGGGAGCGCAGGAGAAGAAGCGCGGGACGCGGCACGCCCCGCGGCGCACGCCGACCCCCCGGCCTGGCCGGACCCCACCCCTCTCCAGCCCCACACCCACGTACAGCCCCAGCCCGAACCGCAGTCCCAACCCGCGCCCCACCCAGCGGCCCAGGCCCCCGCACCGCCCAAGCCGCGCACCGCGACCGGCGCGTCACCCGCACCCCTCCCCGTGCGCGGCGCCCGCCAGGAACGCCCGACGCCCGCCGACGCCACCCCCGGCATCCGGCCCGAGGACCGGCAGGCGGCCGCCGAGCACGCCGCGGCACCGCCGACACCCCGCAACGGCGCCGTGCGCGGCCGGGTGGGCAGACCGCAGCTCCCCAAGCGCCGCGCCCAGGAACACATCGCACCGCAGCTGCGCGACTCCCCGTCGCCGCGGTCCGAGAACGACCAGCTCATCGGCCACGACCCGGGCCTGATGGCCGCGTTCCAGCGCGGCATCGGCCTCGCCCAGGCGCAGGACGCGCGCGAACCCACCCCGCGGGACCACCGGGCCGGCGCCCCGCACGACGGGCAAGGACACGGCGGCTGA
- a CDS encoding roadblock/LC7 domain-containing protein, translated as MASDAPTGHVSDLDWLMSGLVQRVPHTHSAVLLSSDGLVKSVHGLEPDSADHMAALASGLYSLGRSAGIRFGDGGDVRQVVVELDSTLLFVSTAGSGTCLAVLAGRDADAAVLGYEMAMLVKSVRPYLVTAPRQAVGEPAPMRH; from the coding sequence ATGGCGAGCGATGCGCCGACCGGCCATGTATCCGATCTCGACTGGCTGATGAGCGGCCTCGTGCAGCGCGTGCCGCACACGCACAGCGCCGTCCTGCTCTCCTCCGACGGACTCGTGAAGTCGGTGCACGGCCTCGAACCGGACAGCGCCGACCACATGGCCGCCCTCGCCTCCGGGCTCTACTCGCTGGGCCGCAGCGCGGGCATCCGCTTCGGCGACGGCGGCGACGTCCGGCAGGTCGTCGTCGAACTGGACTCCACCCTCCTGTTCGTCTCCACCGCGGGCTCGGGCACCTGCCTGGCGGTCCTCGCGGGACGCGACGCGGACGCGGCCGTCCTCGGCTACGAGATGGCGATGCTGGTCAAGAGCGTCCGTCCGTACCTGGTCACCGCTCCCCGGCAAGCCGTCGGCGAACCCGCGCCGATGAGGCATTGA
- a CDS encoding MBL fold metallo-hydrolase: MSRFLIPGLRSLRSAAFGADPSGARLARIRRSPNFSVAEGSFQNPVGARTRPTGSSLEFAKIYFRKEERVRRGPAGTVPVHATTLADLAKPPNGGLRVTWMGHSSVLVEIEGRRVLFDPVWGERCSPFSFAGPKRLHPVPVPLEALGPVDAVVISHDHYDHLDMPTIRALTGTDTVFAVPLGVGAHLERWGVPADRLRELDWHESAKVSGLTLTATPARHFCGRGLRNQQHTLWASWVVAGSEHRVYHSGDTGYFAGFQEIGAAYGPFDATMIQIGAYSEFWPDIHMTPEEGVQAHLDLQGGASHGVLLPIHWGTFNLAPHAWSEPGEDTMAAARRAGAAIALPCPGEPFEPGTPSVPTTPWWRGVARTPKGGWPEPAAADTAGTERTRPSDSGEPEAAPVG; the protein is encoded by the coding sequence GTGTCCCGGTTCCTGATCCCCGGGCTGCGCTCGCTGCGGTCCGCTGCCTTCGGAGCGGATCCCTCGGGTGCCCGGCTGGCACGCATCCGAAGGTCGCCGAATTTCTCCGTGGCGGAGGGATCCTTCCAGAACCCCGTGGGGGCGCGGACCCGGCCTACCGGGTCGTCCCTGGAGTTCGCCAAGATCTACTTCCGCAAGGAGGAGCGCGTACGCCGCGGACCCGCCGGAACGGTCCCCGTGCACGCCACCACCCTCGCCGACCTCGCCAAGCCGCCGAACGGCGGACTGCGGGTCACCTGGATGGGTCACTCCAGCGTCCTGGTCGAGATCGAGGGGCGGCGCGTCCTCTTCGACCCGGTGTGGGGAGAGCGGTGCTCGCCCTTCTCCTTCGCGGGGCCCAAGCGGCTGCACCCGGTACCGGTGCCGCTGGAGGCGCTCGGTCCCGTCGACGCGGTGGTGATCTCGCACGACCACTACGACCACCTGGACATGCCCACCATCAGGGCCCTCACCGGTACGGACACGGTGTTCGCGGTGCCGCTCGGCGTCGGCGCCCACCTGGAGCGGTGGGGCGTGCCGGCCGACCGGCTGCGCGAACTGGACTGGCACGAGTCGGCGAAGGTGTCGGGGCTGACCCTCACGGCCACCCCCGCCCGGCACTTCTGCGGGCGCGGCCTGCGCAACCAGCAGCACACGCTCTGGGCGTCGTGGGTGGTGGCGGGGTCCGAGCACCGCGTCTACCACAGCGGCGACACGGGCTACTTCGCCGGTTTCCAGGAGATCGGCGCCGCGTACGGGCCGTTCGACGCGACGATGATCCAGATCGGCGCCTACAGCGAGTTCTGGCCCGACATCCACATGACGCCAGAGGAAGGCGTACAGGCCCACCTGGACCTCCAGGGCGGAGCATCGCACGGCGTACTCCTGCCGATCCACTGGGGGACGTTCAACCTCGCCCCGCACGCCTGGTCGGAGCCGGGCGAGGACACCATGGCGGCGGCACGCCGCGCGGGCGCCGCCATCGCGCTGCCCTGCCCCGGCGAACCCTTCGAGCCCGGCACGCCGTCCGTGCCGACGACACCGTGGTGGCGCGGCGTCGCCCGCACGCCGAAGGGCGGGTGGCCGGAGCCGGCCGCGGCGGACACCGCCGGAACCGAGCGGACGCGCCCGTCGGACAGCGGCGAGCCGGAGGCGGCGCCCGTCGGGTGA
- a CDS encoding GTP-binding protein: MDYDDSSDPFPTALKILVAGGFGVGKTTFVGAVSEIAPLSTEELLTTVSEGTDDLSGVENKTTTTVAMDFGRITLDPEHVLYLFGTPGQERFWFMWDELSEGALGAVVLADTRRLEDCFAAVDFFEQRGMGFIVAINEFDGAYRYEPEEVRSAIDLDPQVPVVRCDARISSSGIQTLLILVKHLLNHAPAASYGAHT, from the coding sequence ATGGATTACGACGACAGCTCTGACCCCTTCCCCACCGCACTGAAAATCCTGGTCGCGGGTGGCTTCGGGGTCGGCAAGACGACCTTCGTCGGCGCGGTCAGCGAGATCGCGCCGCTCAGCACCGAGGAACTGCTCACCACGGTCAGCGAGGGCACCGACGACCTGTCGGGCGTGGAGAACAAGACCACGACGACGGTCGCCATGGACTTCGGAAGGATCACCCTCGACCCCGAACACGTGCTGTACCTCTTCGGCACGCCGGGGCAGGAGCGTTTCTGGTTCATGTGGGACGAGCTCTCCGAGGGGGCGCTCGGCGCGGTGGTGCTCGCCGACACACGGCGCCTGGAGGACTGCTTCGCCGCCGTGGACTTCTTCGAGCAGCGCGGCATGGGTTTCATCGTGGCGATCAACGAATTCGACGGCGCCTACCGCTACGAACCGGAGGAAGTGCGTTCCGCGATCGACCTCGACCCTCAAGTACCCGTCGTGCGCTGCGACGCGCGCATCTCCAGTTCCGGCATCCAGACCCTGCTCATCCTCGTCAAGCACCTCCTCAACCACGCCCCCGCTGCCAGCTACGGAGCCCACACGTGA
- a CDS encoding DUF742 domain-containing protein — MAAPHDGPWLDDAAGRLVRPYTVSNGRTRPSSQLDLLSLVMASGSTPLGYLGPEHSTALGLCEEPTSVAEIAAQLKLPAAVAKVILSDLLDCGALTQKAPDFYHNPTDRSLLEAVLDGLRRQL; from the coding sequence ATGGCGGCCCCGCACGACGGGCCCTGGCTCGACGACGCCGCGGGGCGGCTGGTCCGCCCCTACACCGTCAGCAACGGACGGACGAGACCGAGCAGCCAACTCGACCTGCTCTCCCTGGTGATGGCGTCCGGCTCCACCCCGCTCGGCTACCTCGGGCCCGAGCATTCCACGGCCCTGGGACTGTGCGAGGAGCCGACCTCCGTCGCCGAGATCGCGGCCCAGCTGAAGCTGCCCGCCGCCGTGGCCAAAGTGATCCTCTCGGATCTCCTCGACTGCGGGGCCCTCACCCAGAAGGCCCCGGACTTCTACCACAACCCCACTGACCGGTCCCTGTTGGAGGCAGTGCTCGATGGATTACGACGACAGCTCTGA
- a CDS encoding DUF2264 domain-containing protein, producing MPAPHLTLPSTDRVLSPLTGWTRAHWEALADRQLDALVPYATPGFAQYRLPGRNSWSGVVSDGLEGYARSFLLASFRIAGASGEADPRLVERYARGLTTGTDRDSGEAWPELTDCSQQMVEAASIAIGLHETRPWIWDKLDTRVQERVVDWFSGFVGGKTWDNNWRLFQVVSEQFLASVGAPYSQADIDGGLDRIEDWYHGDGWYSDGDGRNFDYYIGWAMHLYPLLWARMTGGDDGGRAKVYRERLAQFLATYPHFFGGDGAPVHQGRSLTYRFAAAAPVWMGALADCTPLAPGLTRRLASGTARHFVERGVPDERGLLPLGWYGTFLPATQAYSGPASPYWASKGFLGLLLPADHPVWTEREMPLPVEESDQYTALPQPGWLLHGTRHDGVVRLINHGSDHNPLEGPAQDDPHYAKFAYSTATAPETAPRAWDRAVDGHLTLLAPDGTPSRRLRIHPLSCAGRVAASRHDARYPGTDETYPIETTSALHGPWEIRVHRVKAPQGATVREGGHAVADDAQPHTECGPGWALARTTTGLTSAVVALHGWDEETGTAREVASNAYGPHSATPFLTAASHPGGDSVHVTLIALSQDTVDPSALRESITCAVDGGTVRVRFPDGTELTL from the coding sequence GTGCCCGCCCCGCACCTGACCCTGCCCTCCACCGATCGTGTTCTGTCTCCGCTCACCGGGTGGACTCGGGCACACTGGGAAGCGCTCGCTGATCGGCAGTTGGACGCTCTCGTGCCCTATGCCACGCCAGGGTTCGCTCAGTACCGGCTGCCGGGGCGGAACAGTTGGTCCGGGGTCGTGTCGGACGGGCTCGAAGGGTACGCGCGGTCGTTCCTTCTCGCGTCCTTCCGGATCGCGGGAGCGAGTGGCGAGGCGGACCCCCGTCTCGTGGAACGGTACGCGCGAGGTCTGACAACCGGCACGGACCGTGACAGCGGTGAGGCCTGGCCGGAACTCACCGACTGTTCCCAGCAGATGGTGGAGGCCGCCTCCATCGCGATCGGGCTGCACGAGACCCGCCCCTGGATCTGGGACAAGCTCGACACCCGGGTCCAGGAACGGGTCGTCGACTGGTTCTCCGGATTCGTCGGCGGGAAGACCTGGGACAACAACTGGCGGCTGTTCCAGGTGGTGTCCGAGCAGTTCCTCGCGTCGGTGGGCGCTCCTTACAGCCAAGCGGACATCGACGGTGGCCTCGACCGCATCGAGGACTGGTACCACGGCGACGGGTGGTACAGCGACGGCGACGGACGCAACTTTGACTACTACATCGGCTGGGCCATGCACCTCTACCCGCTGCTGTGGGCCCGGATGACCGGCGGGGACGACGGCGGCCGCGCCAAGGTCTACCGGGAGCGCCTCGCCCAGTTCCTCGCCACCTACCCGCACTTCTTCGGGGGCGACGGCGCGCCCGTCCACCAGGGGCGCTCCCTGACGTACCGCTTCGCCGCTGCCGCGCCCGTGTGGATGGGAGCTCTGGCCGACTGCACTCCGCTGGCGCCCGGTCTCACGCGGCGTCTCGCCTCCGGCACGGCACGGCACTTCGTGGAGCGCGGTGTGCCCGACGAGCGGGGGCTGCTGCCGCTCGGCTGGTACGGGACGTTTCTGCCCGCCACGCAGGCCTACTCGGGGCCCGCCTCCCCTTACTGGGCGAGCAAGGGATTTCTGGGGCTGCTGCTCCCCGCCGACCATCCGGTGTGGACGGAGCGCGAAATGCCGCTGCCCGTCGAGGAGTCCGACCAGTACACGGCGCTCCCGCAGCCCGGCTGGCTGCTGCACGGCACCCGGCACGACGGCGTCGTCCGCCTGATCAACCACGGCAGCGACCACAACCCCCTCGAAGGCCCCGCCCAGGACGATCCGCACTACGCCAAGTTCGCCTACTCCACCGCGACCGCCCCGGAGACCGCGCCCCGCGCGTGGGACCGTGCCGTCGACGGCCACCTGACACTCCTCGCGCCCGACGGCACGCCCTCGCGGCGCCTGCGCATCCACCCGCTGAGCTGCGCGGGCCGCGTCGCCGCCTCCCGCCACGACGCCCGGTATCCGGGCACTGACGAGACGTATCCCATCGAGACGACCAGCGCGCTGCACGGTCCCTGGGAGATCCGGGTGCATCGGGTGAAGGCGCCGCAGGGGGCCACCGTCCGCGAGGGCGGGCACGCCGTGGCGGACGACGCCCAGCCGCACACCGAGTGCGGCCCCGGCTGGGCGCTCGCTCGTACGACGACGGGCCTGACCAGCGCGGTCGTCGCCCTGCATGGCTGGGACGAGGAGACGGGCACCGCCCGCGAGGTGGCGTCCAACGCGTACGGCCCGCACTCCGCGACACCGTTCTTGACCGCCGCGTCCCACCCGGGCGGCGACAGCGTCCACGTCACCCTGATCGCCCTCTCCCAGGACACGGTCGACCCGAGCGCGCTACGGGAATCCATCACCTGTGCCGTGGACGGCGGCACCGTCCGCGTCCGCTTTCCCGACGGTACGGAGCTCACCCTGTGA
- a CDS encoding SIMPL domain-containing protein produces the protein MRSARSVRSVSALALALAALGLPGAPAIAAQTAPAALPAAVAAPDPATVSVTGAGSASAAPDMAVLTAGVEVTRPTADKALTEQSAAADALLAAARAAGVAERDIRTENLSLSAVYRNRDGDPDQYEATGARGEDGLFVGHRATQMFSLIIRDIEKTGAVVRAVADAPGDASRIHSVAFDVQNPQALRARARTSAYEDAKDKAAQYARLSGRGLGRLLSLEESDSGRPRPVAVPVASFSKDSVPVAPGRIQDEVTVTAVYELR, from the coding sequence ATGCGCTCAGCACGTTCCGTACGTTCCGTCAGTGCCCTCGCCCTGGCGCTCGCCGCCCTCGGGCTGCCGGGCGCCCCCGCCATCGCCGCCCAGACCGCGCCCGCCGCCCTCCCGGCCGCCGTCGCGGCACCCGATCCGGCGACGGTGAGCGTGACCGGGGCGGGCAGCGCTTCGGCGGCGCCCGACATGGCCGTGCTCACCGCCGGCGTCGAGGTCACCCGGCCGACCGCCGACAAGGCGCTCACCGAGCAGAGCGCCGCGGCCGACGCGCTGCTGGCCGCCGCACGCGCCGCGGGCGTCGCCGAGCGCGACATCAGGACCGAGAACCTCTCCCTGTCCGCGGTGTACCGGAACCGGGACGGCGACCCGGACCAGTACGAGGCCACGGGCGCGAGGGGCGAGGACGGGCTCTTCGTCGGCCACCGGGCCACGCAGATGTTTTCCTTGATCATCCGTGACATCGAGAAGACCGGCGCCGTCGTCCGCGCGGTCGCCGACGCCCCCGGCGACGCGAGCCGCATCCACTCGGTCGCCTTCGACGTGCAGAACCCGCAGGCGCTGCGCGCCAGGGCCCGTACGTCGGCGTACGAGGACGCCAAGGACAAGGCCGCGCAGTACGCCCGGCTGAGCGGCCGGGGCCTGGGCCGCCTGCTCTCGCTGGAGGAGAGCGACAGCGGACGCCCCCGGCCGGTGGCGGTCCCGGTGGCCTCCTTCTCCAAGGACTCGGTGCCGGTGGCGCCGGGGCGGATCCAGGACGAGGTCACGGTGACGGCGGTGTACGAGCTGCGGTGA
- a CDS encoding CGNR zinc finger domain-containing protein, which produces MHLNPYGEDAVNLAAELANRRPVDAQELADRCRAAGLTLERPVSRDDLVRALEALDAWEEVVDAVDEHERAALVNAMLAAAASHPRLTDHAGSGWHLHYREEHRPLGDLLFSLIAVGTALHLAGRGMHRLRRCAVAECTTLFADTSRTGRQRYCSQRCANRDAVRRHRARTA; this is translated from the coding sequence ATGCACCTCAACCCTTACGGCGAGGACGCCGTGAACCTGGCCGCCGAGCTGGCCAACCGCCGGCCGGTCGACGCACAGGAGCTCGCGGACCGCTGCCGCGCGGCGGGGCTGACGCTGGAGCGCCCGGTCTCGCGCGACGACCTGGTGCGCGCGCTGGAGGCCCTGGACGCCTGGGAGGAGGTCGTCGACGCGGTCGACGAGCACGAGCGTGCGGCGCTGGTCAACGCCATGCTGGCCGCGGCGGCGTCCCATCCGCGGCTGACCGACCACGCGGGCAGCGGCTGGCACCTGCACTACCGCGAGGAGCACAGGCCCCTCGGCGACCTGCTGTTCTCACTGATCGCGGTGGGCACCGCGCTGCATCTGGCGGGCCGGGGCATGCACCGGCTGCGGCGGTGCGCGGTGGCGGAGTGCACGACGCTCTTCGCCGACACCTCGCGCACGGGACGGCAGCGCTACTGCTCGCAGCGCTGCGCCAACCGCGACGCGGTGCGCAGACACCGCGCACGCACCGCGTGA
- a CDS encoding GAF domain-containing protein: MMHDPTGRLLLTPVDKEAPARVRRLRGLGIGQYPEPAFDAFADRLADLTGAPYAMVNFLDENGQFFAGLHAPGHPDRAASRYMTRDHGYCPHVVVRRKALVLEDVRDYPRFAGNPVVDETGIRSYLGAPLIDRTSTVLGTVCVVDVEPRRWGTAGLDTIKRMAAELVEQIHRREEGGI, translated from the coding sequence GTGATGCATGACCCGACCGGGCGCCTCCTGCTCACTCCCGTGGACAAGGAGGCGCCCGCGCGGGTGCGGAGGCTGCGCGGGCTCGGGATCGGGCAGTATCCCGAACCGGCCTTCGACGCCTTCGCGGACCGGCTCGCCGATCTGACCGGCGCGCCGTACGCGATGGTCAACTTCCTCGACGAGAACGGACAGTTCTTCGCCGGCCTGCACGCCCCGGGGCACCCGGACCGCGCGGCGAGCCGCTACATGACCCGCGACCACGGGTACTGCCCGCACGTGGTCGTCCGCCGCAAGGCCCTCGTCCTGGAGGACGTCCGCGACTATCCGCGGTTCGCGGGCAACCCCGTGGTCGACGAGACCGGCATCCGCTCCTACCTGGGCGCACCCCTGATCGACCGCACGTCGACGGTGCTCGGCACGGTCTGCGTCGTGGACGTCGAGCCGCGCCGCTGGGGAACGGCGGGGCTCGACACGATCAAACGCATGGCCGCGGAACTGGTCGAGCAGATCCACCGGCGTGAGGAGGGCGGTATCTGA